In one window of Chelmon rostratus isolate fCheRos1 chromosome 19, fCheRos1.pri, whole genome shotgun sequence DNA:
- the morn3 gene encoding MORN repeat-containing protein 3, protein MPFIKPIKKQPSSTLMDKKSQKCGLRCAVFSANGNVYTGEWQDDKKHGKGTQVWKKSGAIYEGDWKCGKPDGYGAYSVLLPKTKKHVRKYCGGWKNGKKHGYGTYFYDCSAVYEGEWSEDHRTGWGRMCYDNGDIYEGEWMKDKNNGQGIIRYVNGNWHEGTWRDGKKNGNGRFCYSNKGQLYEGIWVDGVAKCGTLSDFGRDAAPTPTQYPIPQVHLVDMQLVLREAQSAYLDQC, encoded by the exons ATGCCATTTATCAAACCTATCAAAAAACAGCCATCCTCAACATTGATGGATAAGAAATCACAGAAATGTGGACTGCGGTGCGCAGTTTTCTCGGCCAATGGAAATGTATACACCGGGGAGTGGCAGGACGACAAGAAACATG GGAAGGGAACTCAGGTATGGAAGAAGTCTGGTGCCATTTATGAAGGAGACTGGAAATGTGGAAAACCTGACGGGTATGGTGCCTACAGTGTGCTCCTcccaaaaacaaagaagcatGTAAGGAAGTACTGTGGTGgatggaaaaatggaaagaagcAT GGCTATGGGACGTACTTCTACGATTGCTCAGCAGTTTATGAGGGAGAGTGGAGTGAGGACCATCGGACTGGCTGGGGAAGGATGTGTTATGACAATGGAGATATCTATGAGGGAGAGTGGATGAAGGATAAGAATAATGGACAGGGCATTATTCGATATG TGAATGGCAATTGGCATGAAGGCACCTGGCGAGATGGCAAGAAGAATGGTAATGGAAGGTTCTGCTATTCTAACAAAGGCCAGCTTTATGAAGGTATTTGGGTGGATGGAGTAGCAAAGTGCGGGACCCTGTCTGATTTTGGGAGAGATGCAGCACCAACACCGACACAGTATCCAATTCCACAG GTACACCTTGTGGATATGCAGTTGGTTTTAAGGGAAGCCCAATCAGCCTACCTTGATCAgtgttga
- the orai1b gene encoding calcium release-activated calcium channel protein 1 produces MSLNEHSLQALSWRKLYLSRAKLKASSRTSALLSGFAMVAMVEVQLDNSYPYPPALLIAFSACTTVLVAVHLFALMVSTCILPNIEAVSNVHNLNSVKESPHERMHRHIELAWAFSTVIGTLLFLAEVVLLCWVKFLPIKPNKSSNNTVSAGVAAAITSTSIMVPFGLVFIVFAVHFYRSLVSHKTDRQFQELEELSNLTRLQNELDNRGESSILQSPSSHFP; encoded by the exons ATGAGTCTGAACGAGCATTCACTGCAAGCCCTGTCCTGGAGAAAGCTGTACCTGAGTCGAGCTAAACTCAAGGCTTCTAGCCGGACATCAGCCCTGCTTTCTGGATTTGCTATG GTGGCCATGGTAGAAGTGCAGCTGGACAACAGCTATCCTTACCCACCGGCTCTCCTTATTGCCTTCAGTGCTTGCACCACTGTGCTTGTGGCTGTTCATCTGTTCGCTCTGATGGTCAGTACCTGCATTTTGCCCAATATAGAGGCTGTCAGCAATGTCCACAACCTCAACTCTGTGAAGGAGTCTCCACATGAGCGAATGCACCGACACATTGAACTGGCTTGGGCTTTTTCTACAGTCATTGGTACTTTGCTCTTCCTAGCCGAGGTAGTTCTGCTCTGCTGGGTCAAATTTTTGCCTATAAAGCCCAACAAGTCCAGCAATAATACAGTTTCAGCTGGTGTGGCTGCTGCTATTACTTCCACCTCTATTATGGTCCCCTTTGGTTTAGTCTTCATAGTCTTTGCTGTGCACTTCTATCGCTCCTTGGTCAGCCACaagactgacagacagtttcaggagctggaggagctttcCAATCTCACTCGACTACAGAATGAGCTGGACAACAGAGGGGAATCTTCCATCTTGCAGTCTCCAAGCTCGCATTTCCCATAG